A window of the Lysinibacillus irui genome harbors these coding sequences:
- a CDS encoding bifunctional adenosylcobinamide kinase/adenosylcobinamide-phosphate guanylyltransferase produces the protein MHVFIGGAYNGKTDYVMGLYKERQVALVDGNLPEIAPACEVLVIRNLENWLMTQNLEDDDQVVQAVLATFRRLEQHCMLALIVNDMGRGVVPIDKQARLLRDTCGRLYQALFIEAEQVVRIWYGLAEQLK, from the coding sequence ATGCACGTCTTTATTGGAGGAGCCTATAACGGTAAAACCGACTATGTGATGGGCTTGTATAAAGAGCGACAGGTCGCCCTTGTCGATGGCAATCTACCAGAGATCGCACCAGCCTGTGAAGTGCTAGTGATTAGAAATTTAGAAAACTGGTTGATGACTCAAAATCTAGAGGACGATGACCAAGTGGTTCAAGCGGTACTTGCAACCTTCAGGAGGCTTGAACAGCACTGTATGCTAGCGCTCATTGTTAACGATATGGGGCGCGGTGTTGTGCCAATAGACAAACAAGCGCGACTCTTACGCGATACATGTGGTCGTTTATATCAGGCTTTATTCATTGAAGCCGAGCAAGTTGTACGTATTTGGTACGGACTTGCCGAACAGCTGAAGTAA
- a CDS encoding ECF transporter S component encodes MDRQRLRNWILTAMVAAICAVGAVIKVPAFISTAALDSAPAFLGVVFLSPFLAGLAGFIGHFITALTAGFPLGPLHLIIAVEMFIVVWIFGVMHRKGLHVWKWPVALVLNGIVAPLPFYFLISPAFFWGALGSILMATVINLVIVAVVMPVLSKVFLRKEGRVQ; translated from the coding sequence ATGGATCGACAAAGATTAAGGAATTGGATATTGACGGCAATGGTTGCTGCCATTTGTGCAGTAGGGGCAGTCATTAAGGTGCCGGCATTTATTTCGACTGCTGCACTCGACTCGGCTCCTGCCTTTTTGGGCGTAGTCTTTTTATCCCCATTTTTAGCAGGGCTTGCTGGATTTATCGGTCATTTTATTACAGCGTTGACTGCTGGATTTCCATTAGGACCACTACATCTTATCATCGCGGTCGAAATGTTCATCGTCGTATGGATCTTTGGTGTGATGCATAGAAAAGGTCTACATGTTTGGAAATGGCCAGTTGCACTCGTATTGAATGGCATTGTGGCACCATTACCGTTTTATTTTTTAATTAGCCCTGCCTTTTTCTGGGGTGCATTAGGTAGCATTCTTATGGCAACTGTTATTAACCTAGTCATTGTTGCAGTAGTGATGCCTGTTTTATCAAAGGTCTTTTTGCGTAAGGAAGGTCGCGTTCAATGA
- a CDS encoding ribonucleoside-diphosphate reductase subunit alpha: MTIQIEQQLAKLKNSYTEDELESFVRLSDRWLRKNDNATFEAWADAMILQTLSLIDEEEPYWTFVAAHIYLEKLYDQFATRRGVSPKDVYQKFPAHLAQYTEAGLYHESLTTKYSEQELQQLASYLEPSRDELFTYIGLKTLMDRYVVRDYTKTPVELPQERWMVIAMTLMQDETEDRLEKVREAYWAMSNLYMTVATPTLSNAGKTHGQLSSCFIDTVDDSLQSIYDTNTDVATLSKYGGGIGVYMGKIRSRGSSIKGFKGASSGVLPWIKQLNNTAVSVDQLGQRQGAIAVYLDVWHKDVFTFLDLRLNNGDERLRAHDIFTGLCLPDLFMETVEARGEWHLFDPHEVREVMGFSLEDFYDETKGNGSFRTKYAACIANPLLSREVVPAIDIMKRIMRSQLETGVPFMFYRDEVNRMNPNKHEGMIYSSNLCTEIFQNMSATEFESITLEDDVIVTRRKPGDFVVCNLSSINLGRAVPANVLERLIPIQVRMLDNVIALNTIPVKQAERTNLRYRGIGLGTFGWHHLLALKEIQWESDEAVEFADKLYEDIAYLTIRASNALASEKGAYPLFEGSDWQTGAYFEKRGYDSDKWNALREAVAKEGMRNGYVMAVAPNSSTSILAGSTASIDPIFQKSYSEEKKDYKIPVTVPDLSPVTTWYYKSAYFIDQNWTIKQNAARARHIDQGISLNLYVQNTIKAKDLLALHMNAWASGVKTTYYVRSTSVELLECESCAS; this comes from the coding sequence ATGACAATTCAAATCGAACAGCAACTAGCTAAGTTAAAAAATAGTTACACGGAGGATGAGCTTGAAAGCTTTGTAAGGTTATCGGATCGTTGGCTACGAAAAAACGACAATGCCACATTTGAAGCATGGGCGGATGCGATGATTTTACAAACACTTAGCCTAATTGATGAGGAAGAGCCCTATTGGACATTTGTGGCTGCACACATTTATTTAGAAAAATTATACGATCAATTTGCAACGCGACGTGGCGTTTCACCAAAGGATGTTTATCAAAAATTTCCAGCTCATCTTGCACAATACACTGAAGCGGGCTTATATCATGAAAGCTTAACAACAAAATATAGTGAGCAGGAGCTTCAACAATTAGCCAGCTATTTAGAACCTAGTCGTGACGAGCTATTCACGTATATTGGCTTGAAGACATTAATGGATCGTTATGTTGTACGTGATTATACAAAAACACCTGTAGAGCTCCCACAAGAGCGTTGGATGGTCATTGCCATGACATTAATGCAGGATGAAACAGAAGATCGTCTAGAAAAAGTGCGAGAAGCTTACTGGGCGATGAGTAATTTATATATGACTGTTGCAACACCGACACTATCAAATGCTGGTAAGACACATGGTCAGCTTTCAAGTTGCTTCATCGATACAGTGGATGACAGCCTACAAAGCATTTACGATACGAATACGGATGTCGCAACATTGTCTAAATATGGTGGTGGTATAGGCGTTTACATGGGCAAAATTCGTAGCCGTGGCTCGTCCATTAAAGGCTTCAAAGGTGCATCAAGTGGTGTGCTACCGTGGATTAAGCAGCTCAATAATACGGCTGTCTCTGTCGATCAGCTAGGGCAACGTCAAGGAGCCATCGCGGTTTATCTTGATGTTTGGCATAAGGACGTCTTTACGTTTTTAGATTTACGCTTAAACAATGGTGATGAACGACTACGTGCCCATGATATTTTCACAGGGCTATGTTTACCAGATCTATTTATGGAAACAGTAGAAGCCCGTGGAGAATGGCACCTATTTGATCCACATGAAGTACGTGAAGTGATGGGCTTCTCTTTAGAGGATTTCTACGATGAAACAAAGGGCAATGGCTCCTTCCGCACGAAATATGCAGCATGTATTGCTAATCCGTTATTAAGCCGTGAAGTAGTACCAGCCATCGATATTATGAAGCGTATTATGCGCTCACAACTCGAAACTGGCGTTCCATTCATGTTTTACCGAGATGAAGTGAACCGCATGAATCCGAATAAGCATGAAGGAATGATTTATAGTTCGAATTTGTGTACAGAAATATTCCAGAATATGTCAGCAACGGAGTTTGAATCCATTACATTAGAAGACGATGTTATCGTGACTCGTCGCAAGCCTGGAGATTTTGTGGTTTGTAACTTGTCCTCTATTAATCTAGGAAGAGCCGTGCCTGCTAATGTCTTAGAGCGGTTAATTCCGATTCAGGTACGTATGCTTGATAATGTTATTGCGTTAAATACTATCCCTGTGAAACAAGCAGAGCGTACGAACCTACGCTACCGTGGTATTGGACTTGGCACATTTGGCTGGCATCATTTATTAGCCTTAAAGGAAATTCAGTGGGAATCAGATGAAGCTGTAGAATTTGCGGACAAGCTTTATGAGGACATCGCCTACCTAACAATTCGTGCCTCTAACGCTTTAGCAAGCGAAAAAGGAGCGTATCCATTATTCGAGGGCTCTGATTGGCAAACAGGTGCCTATTTTGAAAAGCGCGGCTATGATAGCGACAAATGGAATGCTTTACGTGAGGCAGTGGCGAAAGAGGGAATGCGAAATGGCTATGTTATGGCAGTAGCCCCTAACTCATCGACATCGATTCTAGCAGGAAGTACGGCGTCAATTGATCCGATTTTCCAAAAGAGCTACTCAGAAGAGAAGAAGGATTACAAAATTCCTGTAACGGTACCAGATTTATCACCCGTAACGACTTGGTACTATAAATCAGCTTATTTCATCGATCAAAATTGGACAATCAAACAAAATGCAGCCCGTGCTCGCCACATTGACCAAGGCATTTCACTAAATTTATATGTTCAAAATACGATTAAAGCAAAGGATTTACTGGCACTGCATATGAATGCTTGGGCAAGTGGTGTGAAAACGACCTATTATGTACGCTCCACATCAGTAGAATTATTAGAATGTGAGTCTTGTGCAAGCTAG
- a CDS encoding ribonucleotide-diphosphate reductase subunit beta, protein MTTITKRQIMDKEAPNRSTGIVNGRSSNILNWDDVRFSWAYPKYKKMLGNFWTPFEINMSNDVKHFPELTKDEQESFLKIIGLLALLDSVQTDFAGKVADYLTDSSLNALMIILAQQEVIHNHSYSYVLSSIVNKDEQDRTFDFWRTEPVLERRNDFVIKGYQAFSEEPTVENMLEAIIYDVILEGLFFYSGFAFFYHLARNQKMVATSTMINYINRDEQLHVDLFVKIYQELLEEYPEYDTPERQARVQEIFREAVQLEIDWANEVIGDKIEGLDVEDVHDYVHFYANVRCNQLGVDRPFEGYRKNPLKWIKAYEDVDLGKTDFFEQRSRQYVKVNVEDNGFDDL, encoded by the coding sequence ATGACAACGATTACGAAACGACAAATTATGGATAAGGAAGCACCTAACCGTTCTACAGGTATCGTTAATGGGCGCTCCTCCAATATTTTAAACTGGGATGATGTCCGCTTTAGCTGGGCGTACCCTAAATATAAAAAAATGCTAGGAAACTTCTGGACACCATTTGAAATTAATATGAGCAATGATGTTAAGCATTTCCCTGAGCTGACGAAAGATGAACAAGAATCATTTTTAAAAATTATCGGTTTATTAGCGCTATTAGATAGTGTGCAAACTGATTTTGCAGGCAAGGTAGCCGATTATTTAACAGATTCTAGTTTAAATGCGTTAATGATTATCTTAGCGCAGCAAGAGGTTATTCATAATCATTCCTATTCGTATGTGCTTTCCAGTATCGTCAACAAGGATGAGCAGGATCGTACCTTTGATTTTTGGCGTACAGAGCCCGTTCTAGAACGACGCAATGATTTTGTTATAAAAGGCTACCAGGCTTTCTCAGAGGAGCCGACTGTCGAAAATATGCTTGAGGCCATTATTTATGATGTCATTTTAGAGGGTTTATTCTTCTATTCGGGCTTTGCCTTCTTCTATCATTTAGCACGCAATCAAAAAATGGTCGCTACGTCTACAATGATCAATTATATTAATCGTGACGAGCAGCTCCATGTCGATTTATTTGTGAAAATTTATCAAGAATTATTAGAGGAATATCCAGAATACGATACACCTGAACGTCAGGCTCGTGTTCAGGAAATCTTCCGCGAAGCCGTTCAACTAGAAATCGATTGGGCCAATGAAGTCATCGGCGATAAAATTGAAGGCCTTGATGTTGAGGACGTCCATGATTATGTCCACTTCTATGCCAATGTTCGCTGTAATCAGCTTGGCGTAGACCGTCCATTCGAGGGCTACCGCAAAAATCCATTAAAATGGATTAAAGCCTATGAAGATGTAGACCTTGGCAAAACCGACTTCTTCGAGCAACGCTCCCGCCAATATGTCAAAGTCAACGTCGAAGATAACGGCTTTGATGATTTGTAA
- a CDS encoding ribosomal eL19 family protein, with protein MKQPLIKGLSPLENERKPLKERMNPLERERKPLKGRVTPLKKGLSPLENGRKPLKGRMNPLISERKPLKGRVNPLESERPPLKERVTPLISEKQPLKGRVNPLESERPPLKERVTPLISEKQPLKGRVNPLESVKQPLIKGLSPLQSSVNPLKNVKQPLKERMNPLKAREPRSSKAWLRPKVNGPSSKVRTHSSISTRPEYYVTRKIIAKWE; from the coding sequence GTGAAGCAACCGCTCATAAAAGGGTTGTCCCCGCTCGAAAATGAGAGGAAACCGCTCAAAGAAAGGATGAACCCGCTCGAAAGAGAGAGGAAACCGCTCAAAGGAAGGGTAACCCCGCTCAAAAAAGGGTTGTCCCCGCTCGAAAATGGGAGGAAGCCGCTCAAAGGAAGGATGAACCCGCTCATAAGTGAGAGGAAACCGCTCAAAGGAAGGGTAAACCCGCTCGAAAGTGAGAGGCCCCCGCTCAAAGAAAGGGTAACCCCGCTCATAAGTGAGAAGCAACCGCTCAAAGGAAGGGTAAACCCGCTCGAAAGTGAAAGGCCCCCGCTCAAAGAAAGGGTGACTCCGCTCATAAGTGAGAAGCAACCGCTCAAAGGAAGGGTGAACCCGCTCGAAAGTGTGAAGCAACCGCTCATAAAAGGGTTGTCCCCGCTCCAAAGTAGTGTAAACCCGCTCAAAAATGTGAAACAGCCGCTCAAAGAAAGGATGAATCCGCTCAAAGCGAGAGAACCCCGCTCATCAAAGGCTTGGCTCCGCCCGAAAGTGAATGGCCCCAGCTCAAAAGTCAGAACCCACTCATCCATTTCGACGAGGCCAGAATATTACGTGACTCGAAAAATTATTGCCAAATGGGAATGA
- a CDS encoding ABC transporter ATP-binding protein translates to MQAVKQLGQYLGPYKFFTLVAPLLMVLEVTMDLIQPTIMQHMIDTGIVQGDHQYVLNMFVLMLGSAVFGLVGGVGCSYYSSKAAIHFASDVRQALYEKMMTYSAKERDAFTTGKLITILTSDVESMQRAFMMTLRIFVRGPLLFIGAVIIVFVTARELFSILLIIVPLLIIAMYFFTKYSGGLYRRVQEAIDAVNTKLQENLAGIRVVKAFRRETQQVAQFGDLNHTLTKRFITAEQIVGVLVPFTMFVVNLGIVAALWLGAIKVEAGTVQVGVILAFINYLTIILNGLMSSSMVLMQIARALPSGERIVDVLNKDIAVKEAQQPLTDPIKGAIDFDHVSYRYYETAEDVLKNISFSVKPGQTVGIIGKTGSGKSTLVKLLPRLFDPTAGEIRLDGKPLKAYSLSTLREHIGFTSQKALLFSGAIEKNIRLGKDDATTEEIQQALEAACASEFVERLDQGLAHELSQGATNLSGGQKQRLALSRAFIRKPAILVLDDTTSALDSASEQHVQQAIATQYQDTTTIIVASKIASIQQADVILVLEDGGIVGQGTHQQLLQSNTHYQAIYASQQKAGEQG, encoded by the coding sequence ATGCAGGCAGTTAAACAGTTAGGGCAGTATTTGGGGCCCTATAAATTTTTCACGTTGGTTGCACCTCTTTTGATGGTGTTGGAGGTGACGATGGATTTAATTCAGCCGACCATTATGCAGCATATGATTGATACGGGGATTGTCCAAGGTGATCATCAGTATGTATTGAATATGTTTGTGTTAATGCTCGGCAGTGCAGTATTTGGGCTTGTTGGTGGGGTTGGTTGCTCCTACTATAGCTCGAAGGCGGCTATTCATTTTGCGTCGGATGTTCGGCAGGCTCTGTATGAGAAGATGATGACGTATTCGGCTAAGGAGCGAGATGCGTTTACGACAGGGAAGCTTATCACTATTTTAACGAGTGATGTGGAAAGTATGCAGCGGGCGTTTATGATGACGCTGCGTATTTTTGTGCGAGGGCCGCTGTTGTTTATTGGGGCAGTCATTATTGTGTTTGTAACAGCGCGGGAGCTTTTTTCCATCCTCCTTATTATTGTGCCATTGCTGATTATCGCCATGTATTTTTTCACAAAGTATTCGGGCGGGCTATATCGTCGTGTGCAGGAGGCTATTGATGCGGTCAATACAAAGCTGCAGGAAAATTTGGCTGGTATCCGGGTGGTCAAAGCCTTTCGCCGTGAGACGCAACAGGTGGCGCAGTTTGGTGATTTAAATCATACGCTAACGAAACGATTTATTACCGCTGAGCAAATTGTTGGGGTACTGGTGCCCTTTACGATGTTCGTTGTCAATCTGGGAATCGTTGCAGCGCTTTGGCTTGGCGCAATCAAGGTAGAAGCAGGTACTGTACAAGTTGGGGTTATTCTCGCTTTTATTAACTATTTAACGATTATTTTAAATGGGCTGATGTCCTCAAGTATGGTACTCATGCAAATTGCGCGAGCATTGCCATCTGGAGAACGGATTGTCGATGTGTTAAACAAAGACATTGCTGTTAAGGAAGCACAACAGCCTCTGACAGACCCCATTAAAGGAGCGATTGACTTTGATCATGTAAGCTATCGTTACTATGAGACAGCAGAGGATGTCCTTAAAAACATTTCGTTTTCTGTTAAGCCGGGGCAAACGGTAGGAATTATTGGGAAAACAGGTAGTGGTAAATCAACACTGGTAAAGCTGTTGCCTCGCTTGTTTGATCCAACAGCTGGGGAAATTCGCTTAGATGGTAAACCACTAAAAGCCTACTCCTTATCAACGCTACGAGAGCATATTGGCTTTACCTCACAAAAAGCCCTGCTGTTTTCAGGTGCGATTGAGAAAAATATACGACTCGGCAAGGACGATGCGACTACGGAGGAGATTCAACAGGCCTTAGAGGCGGCGTGTGCCAGTGAGTTTGTGGAGCGTCTTGATCAAGGCTTAGCCCATGAATTGTCACAGGGGGCTACGAATTTATCAGGGGGGCAAAAGCAGCGCCTTGCTTTAAGTCGTGCGTTCATTCGCAAGCCTGCCATTTTAGTGCTTGATGATACAACCTCTGCGCTCGATAGTGCTTCAGAGCAACATGTTCAGCAGGCAATTGCCACACAGTATCAAGATACAACGACGATCATTGTGGCTTCGAAAATTGCCTCTATTCAGCAAGCAGATGTCATTTTGGTTCTAGAGGATGGCGGCATTGTTGGGCAAGGAACCCATCAGCAACTACTACAATCAAATACACATTATCAAGCAATTTACGCGTCACAGCAAAAGGCTGGTGAACAAGGATGA
- a CDS encoding ABC transporter ATP-binding protein, translating into MSQSQPKQMTFGRGPRMGAPAEKAKNQKATLARVWHYVKQQKLGLFLSIFFVMASTFLSLAGPYMIGHIIDDYIIKKDIDGTIRLGIVLAVIFTIASILTWLQTYVMIQVAMKTIRTLRLDLFQKLQTLTLRFFDQRALGDLMSRVTNDIDNLNTALAQSVTQIVSSILTVIGVSIAMFTLSWQLAIVTLIIIPLIVFTTKQIIKRSSKNYAARQRDLGKLNGYIEEMITGAEVLTLFGKEQQTIDTFHQQNENLRNSAQRAEITSGLLGPINNFMNNLGLAVVIGTGAFLAVKGVVTVGIIAAFVTYTRQFFRPLNQLSNLLNTFQSAIAGAERVFEIMDEPSEVSDVPNAIEASSLKGDVVFKQVSFSYVPDKPVLKNIHFHAKAGETIALVGPTGSGKTTIINLLTRFYDVDQGEILIDGHNIEHYQMAGIRQRVGVVLQDTYLFSGTIRENIRFGKLDATDEEVVEAAKIANAHHFIKYLPAQYDTPVQAGGANLSQGQRQLIAIARAILENADILILDEATSSVDTQTEVDIQKGLQHLMRGRTSFVIAHRLKTIENADQILVIQQGEIVEQGSHHELMQQQGIYRHLQQKLLLEQVE; encoded by the coding sequence ATGAGTCAAAGTCAACCAAAGCAAATGACTTTTGGACGTGGTCCACGCATGGGAGCGCCAGCTGAGAAAGCAAAAAATCAAAAAGCAACACTAGCACGAGTATGGCACTATGTAAAACAGCAAAAATTAGGGCTGTTTTTATCAATCTTCTTTGTCATGGCTTCTACATTTTTAAGTCTTGCAGGACCTTACATGATTGGCCATATTATTGATGACTATATTATAAAAAAGGATATTGATGGAACGATTCGTCTTGGCATCGTGTTGGCTGTCATATTTACGATTGCGTCTATTCTGACATGGCTACAAACGTATGTCATGATTCAAGTGGCCATGAAAACCATTCGGACATTACGTCTGGACCTATTTCAAAAGCTTCAAACGCTGACATTACGATTTTTTGATCAACGTGCGCTTGGCGACTTAATGAGCCGTGTCACAAATGATATTGATAATTTAAACACGGCACTGGCTCAAAGTGTCACACAAATCGTATCATCCATCTTAACGGTGATTGGTGTGAGTATCGCTATGTTCACATTAAGCTGGCAATTAGCGATCGTGACATTAATTATTATTCCGCTAATTGTTTTCACGACCAAGCAGATTATTAAACGCAGTAGTAAAAACTATGCAGCACGTCAGCGAGATCTTGGTAAGCTCAACGGCTATATCGAGGAAATGATTACAGGAGCAGAGGTGCTCACGCTTTTTGGTAAGGAGCAGCAAACAATTGACACCTTCCATCAGCAAAATGAAAACCTACGAAACTCAGCCCAGCGAGCAGAAATTACCTCGGGCTTACTTGGACCTATTAATAACTTTATGAATAATTTAGGCTTAGCTGTCGTCATTGGAACAGGAGCCTTCTTAGCTGTAAAAGGTGTTGTGACGGTTGGCATCATTGCAGCGTTTGTTACTTATACAAGGCAATTTTTCCGTCCGCTGAATCAGTTATCCAATCTATTAAATACTTTTCAATCTGCCATTGCTGGAGCAGAGCGTGTCTTTGAGATTATGGATGAACCATCAGAAGTAAGTGATGTACCAAATGCTATCGAGGCGTCGTCGTTAAAAGGAGATGTTGTTTTCAAGCAAGTGTCATTTAGCTACGTGCCAGATAAGCCTGTTCTAAAAAACATTCACTTCCATGCGAAGGCAGGGGAGACGATCGCGCTTGTTGGTCCAACAGGCTCTGGAAAAACAACGATTATCAACTTACTGACACGTTTTTATGACGTGGATCAAGGTGAAATTCTGATTGATGGGCACAATATCGAGCACTATCAAATGGCGGGCATTCGTCAAAGAGTCGGTGTCGTCTTACAGGACACATATTTGTTCTCCGGCACCATCCGAGAAAACATTCGCTTTGGGAAGCTCGATGCGACAGATGAAGAAGTCGTCGAAGCGGCGAAAATCGCCAATGCCCATCATTTTATTAAATATTTACCAGCACAGTACGATACTCCAGTCCAGGCAGGCGGTGCTAATTTAAGTCAGGGACAACGACAGTTAATTGCGATCGCTCGGGCTATTTTAGAAAATGCTGATATTTTAATTTTGGATGAAGCGACATCGAGTGTGGATACACAAACGGAGGTCGATATTCAAAAGGGCTTACAGCATTTAATGCGGGGTCGCACAAGCTTTGTTATAGCGCACCGTTTAAAAACAATCGAGAATGCGGATCAAATACTTGTAATTCAGCAGGGTGAAATTGTCGAGCAAGGCAGTCACCATGAGCTCATGCAACAACAGGGGATTTATCGTCATCTACAGCAAAAGCTATTGTTAGAGCAGGTAGAATAG
- a CDS encoding DUF1801 domain-containing protein, whose product MYELKTKETDASVIEFIESVDHPKKREDAFRLLDIFTEVTGYDAKMWGPSIIGFGHYHYKYQTGHEGDAPLVGYSPRKAKISLYFAPGDSEREQLLQQFGKHTTGKACVYINKLADVDEAILKALIQQSIAFLRKTYPEA is encoded by the coding sequence ATGTACGAATTAAAGACGAAAGAAACGGATGCAAGTGTCATTGAATTTATCGAGAGTGTAGACCACCCGAAAAAGCGGGAGGATGCCTTTCGACTATTAGATATTTTTACAGAGGTCACAGGCTACGATGCTAAAATGTGGGGACCGAGTATTATCGGGTTTGGTCATTATCACTACAAATATCAAACAGGCCATGAAGGCGATGCACCACTTGTTGGATACTCTCCTCGCAAAGCAAAAATTAGTCTATATTTTGCTCCAGGTGATTCTGAGCGAGAGCAGCTATTGCAGCAATTTGGTAAGCATACAACGGGAAAAGCCTGTGTTTATATTAATAAACTTGCTGACGTGGATGAAGCTATCTTAAAAGCACTCATACAACAATCCATTGCTTTTTTACGAAAAACCTATCCAGAAGCCTAG
- a CDS encoding DUF3221 domain-containing protein, whose translation MRKLSSMILLLFLSLSLWGCAGKNNEPNIVDEASSNDRERVADIEGIIIDKTEKSITVVWNVAEKDLALSKREILELAMPNAFIVSYSDTSDFTIGDRVAIWTTGTYLESYPAQGTATTIQLIEK comes from the coding sequence TTGCGTAAACTAAGTTCTATGATCCTTTTGTTATTCTTATCCTTAAGTTTATGGGGTTGTGCAGGGAAAAATAATGAACCTAATATAGTAGATGAAGCATCATCAAATGATAGGGAAAGGGTTGCAGATATAGAAGGAATTATAATCGACAAAACAGAGAAGTCTATTACAGTTGTTTGGAATGTTGCGGAAAAAGACCTTGCATTAAGTAAACGCGAAATTTTAGAATTGGCCATGCCAAATGCTTTTATTGTGTCTTATTCAGATACGAGTGATTTTACCATTGGTGATCGAGTAGCCATTTGGACTACTGGTACTTATCTTGAGTCATACCCAGCGCAGGGTACTGCAACTACGATCCAATTAATCGAAAAGTAA
- a CDS encoding alpha/beta hydrolase, which translates to MKKKVKKWFVYFGALLVLGIAIVCIYHYTLVQKESAILQPNGTLVNVDGQNIHVYQEGSGEDTYVFMAGSGIAAPVYEFKGLYRKFSQHNQIAVVDRAGYGYSDIAHDERDIDTILAQTREALLQSGLQPPYTLVPHSISGLEAIYWAQKYPEEVKGIIALDISLPSQYIKHQMGTVDRWMIKGMHLATKIGFHRLMPSQVYNPQVLNMSFLTAEEKKIYQALSFKQFFNEAMKNELLQVYENSLQSEQLPKPKNTPVLLIDAIAEEKKDSIYTKQNRQDYTDFAKQFTHAEVKEVSGTHSIYLYQPDEIYQLTMEFMTTNANRKGR; encoded by the coding sequence ATGAAAAAGAAAGTAAAGAAATGGTTTGTTTACTTTGGGGCATTGCTCGTGCTTGGCATCGCGATCGTATGCATTTACCACTATACTTTAGTACAGAAGGAATCTGCCATATTACAACCTAACGGCACACTAGTGAACGTCGATGGGCAAAACATCCATGTTTATCAGGAGGGTTCAGGCGAGGATACGTATGTCTTTATGGCTGGATCAGGCATTGCAGCACCTGTTTATGAATTCAAAGGGCTTTATCGCAAGTTTTCACAGCACAATCAAATTGCTGTTGTGGATCGTGCAGGGTATGGCTATAGCGATATAGCCCATGATGAAAGAGACATTGATACGATTCTAGCGCAAACAAGAGAAGCCCTCCTGCAAAGTGGTCTTCAGCCTCCTTATACACTCGTCCCTCATTCGATCTCTGGGCTTGAAGCTATTTACTGGGCACAAAAATATCCAGAGGAAGTAAAGGGCATCATCGCACTTGATATTAGCTTACCTAGTCAATATATCAAGCATCAAATGGGGACTGTCGATAGATGGATGATAAAGGGCATGCACCTAGCCACTAAAATTGGCTTCCATCGACTTATGCCCTCACAGGTGTATAATCCACAAGTGCTGAACATGTCTTTTTTAACTGCCGAGGAAAAGAAAATATATCAGGCATTGTCCTTTAAGCAATTTTTTAATGAAGCTATGAAAAATGAGCTGTTACAGGTCTATGAAAATAGTTTACAATCAGAACAGCTTCCAAAGCCGAAAAATACGCCGGTATTACTAATTGATGCCATTGCGGAAGAAAAGAAAGATTCAATATATACGAAGCAAAATAGGCAGGATTATACTGATTTTGCGAAGCAATTCACTCATGCAGAGGTAAAAGAGGTAAGTGGTACACATAGCATTTATCTTTATCAGCCTGATGAAATCTATCAACTAACGATGGAATTTATGACAACGAATGCTAACAGGAAAGGTCGATAA